A single window of Leptospira semungkisensis DNA harbors:
- a CDS encoding RNA polymerase sigma factor: MDQREFAGLIDSTKHIVLSAIKKNLYEEFYDSIDDVVQETYIRAYKSLAANKFRGDSSHSTWLYTIARNESLRMNQKRMRQANLALRLKEKVTQDSIRNPREEYSERGMEIEIQDLISNLPWKYKSVLALVSEGYKEQQIAEKLGIPEGTVKSRSFRGKQMLKKLFFQET; encoded by the coding sequence ATGGACCAAAGAGAATTTGCGGGCCTAATAGATAGTACGAAACATATCGTGCTTTCCGCTATTAAAAAGAACTTGTACGAAGAATTTTACGATTCTATCGACGACGTGGTTCAAGAAACTTATATTCGAGCTTATAAGAGTCTTGCTGCGAATAAATTCAGAGGAGATTCTTCTCACAGCACTTGGTTGTATACCATTGCGAGAAACGAATCGCTTCGCATGAATCAAAAGCGTATGCGTCAGGCAAATCTGGCTCTTCGCCTAAAAGAAAAGGTTACTCAGGATTCTATTCGCAATCCGAGAGAAGAATATTCCGAAAGAGGAATGGAGATAGAGATCCAAGATTTGATTTCCAATCTGCCCTGGAAATATAAATCGGTATTAGCACTCGTGTCCGAGGGATACAAAGAGCAGCAGATCGCCGAAAAACTCGGTATTCCAGAAGGAACGGTTAAGTCCCGCTCTTTCCGAGGGAAGCAAATGCTCAAGAAACTCTTTTTTCAAGAGACCTGA
- a CDS encoding SanA/YdcF family protein, producing MSSTTSQFGDRKVQNPWKGRTRLALILVVGLCIGIPASIDLSIEWDYENKSPHAGNYRSLRPATVAIVPGASVYKGVPSPVLQDRLDCAIELYRQGKVRKILLSGDNGTSYYNEVKPMLLYVLERNVYEKDVFVDHAGFRTLDTLVRAKEIFQVKDAIFVSQRFHQPRAAFISKKIGLDLQSYESDRRLYVSGPFSRFREFFARTLAWIDMNLTNTAPKYLGKPFPIEGSGVKTWKGSVL from the coding sequence ATGAGCTCGACTACCTCACAGTTTGGAGATCGGAAGGTCCAAAATCCTTGGAAAGGCCGGACCCGATTAGCACTTATATTGGTCGTCGGACTCTGCATCGGGATACCTGCGTCTATTGATCTATCAATCGAATGGGATTATGAAAACAAAAGTCCTCATGCCGGAAATTACCGTTCTTTAAGACCTGCAACAGTTGCAATCGTACCGGGAGCTTCGGTTTACAAAGGAGTTCCTTCTCCAGTTTTGCAAGATCGGTTAGACTGTGCGATTGAATTGTATCGTCAGGGTAAGGTTCGCAAGATCCTTCTCTCCGGAGACAATGGTACCAGTTATTATAATGAAGTGAAACCGATGCTTTTATATGTTCTAGAAAGGAATGTATATGAGAAGGATGTATTCGTAGATCACGCAGGCTTTCGAACCTTGGATACTTTGGTGAGAGCAAAGGAGATCTTTCAAGTTAAGGATGCGATCTTTGTGAGCCAAAGATTTCATCAACCTAGAGCTGCGTTCATTTCCAAAAAGATAGGTCTGGATCTGCAATCTTATGAATCGGACAGAAGATTGTACGTAAGCGGACCATTCAGTAGGTTTAGAGAATTCTTTGCGAGAACTCTTGCTTGGATCGATATGAATCTGACAAACACTGCTCCCAAGTATCTAGGCAAACCGTTTCCGATAGAAGGAAGCGGCGTCAAGACCTGGAAGGGCTCCGTCCTTTAG
- a CDS encoding inositol monophosphatase family protein: MSYENEIRLRYQHFLNFSPRIMEFLKKTHEREDLQISHKGSIESDLVTVADKGSEELIVSEIRKSFPQDHILGEEGSAYEGSTRFKWIIDPLDGTVNYSHRLPLYCCCIGLEDIETKSAVMGIVPMPALGEVYHATLGGGAFKDKTQIRVSETKEMRKALLCTGFPYDREEKIDRLMFNLKNFILRSRGVRRTGSAGLDICWVAEGKFDAFWEEDLKPWDMTAAAAILQEAGGKLSTFANNTFHPYITNVIASNGILHDRMVEILEEFLSF; encoded by the coding sequence ATGAGCTACGAAAACGAAATCCGTCTCCGATACCAACATTTCCTGAACTTCTCTCCGAGAATCATGGAATTCTTAAAGAAGACTCATGAAAGAGAAGATCTGCAAATTTCTCATAAAGGATCTATCGAATCCGATCTGGTAACCGTAGCAGATAAAGGCTCCGAAGAATTGATCGTTTCTGAAATCAGAAAGTCTTTCCCTCAAGATCATATATTGGGAGAAGAAGGATCGGCTTACGAAGGGAGCACTCGTTTTAAGTGGATCATAGATCCTCTAGATGGAACTGTAAATTATTCTCATAGACTTCCTTTGTATTGCTGTTGCATAGGCTTGGAAGATATAGAAACAAAATCCGCAGTGATGGGCATCGTTCCTATGCCGGCCCTAGGAGAAGTGTATCACGCTACTCTAGGTGGAGGCGCATTCAAAGACAAGACTCAGATCCGTGTTTCCGAAACAAAAGAGATGAGAAAGGCACTTCTTTGCACCGGTTTCCCGTATGATAGAGAAGAGAAGATAGACAGGCTCATGTTTAATCTGAAGAATTTTATCCTAAGATCTAGAGGAGTGAGACGAACAGGCTCTGCGGGTTTGGATATATGCTGGGTAGCCGAAGGAAAATTCGATGCATTCTGGGAAGAAGATCTGAAGCCTTGGGACATGACTGCTGCTGCTGCAATTCTTCAGGAAGCTGGAGGCAAACTGAGCACCTTTGCGAATAATACATTTCATCCTTATATCACTAATGTAATCGCTTCGAATGGGATCCTTCACGATCGAATGGTGGAGATCTTAGAAGAGTTTCTAAGCTTCTAA
- a CDS encoding glycosyltransferase, translated as MKAYLHISEFRDGDGIGNDMKGLWEVLNSSGTKTQIVCQKDLSQGSIPTIKSEDLQKTEDLDPSSIHVLEYGGSGYSIPDFLSFPGRKFVRYQNITPPKFFKPFVSTELYRSFESDYKKSIIELHSLKRYAEVFLASSKYSASNLEDLNITNTKVLPIVKKYVWTGRKPRKNNYTIGYVGRLVPSKKIEDILLLIYFLKRIDPKYRILLIGNVPAIFGSYFSSLKQMCRELGIGSNVQFRMGVSDSEIARFWEEMDAYVSMSEHEGFGIPLVEAVSNDIPVFAYACTAVSETLKGAGYLFRKKDIESLRKLAEWIHFILEAEHSNLDGSYASSRRKEVCMDYNSMPFDRFLKQIFTFRETAAL; from the coding sequence ATGAAGGCATATCTCCATATTTCCGAGTTTAGGGACGGAGACGGGATCGGAAACGATATGAAGGGACTCTGGGAGGTCCTCAATTCTTCCGGGACAAAGACCCAAATCGTTTGTCAGAAAGACTTAAGCCAAGGCTCCATTCCTACTATCAAATCCGAAGATCTACAAAAGACAGAGGATTTGGATCCTTCTTCCATTCATGTACTTGAGTATGGCGGTTCGGGTTATTCCATCCCTGATTTTCTTTCCTTTCCCGGAAGAAAGTTCGTCCGCTATCAGAATATTACTCCGCCTAAATTCTTTAAACCATTCGTATCAACCGAACTCTATAGAAGCTTCGAATCAGATTATAAGAAATCCATAATAGAGCTGCACAGTTTAAAAAGATATGCAGAAGTATTTCTTGCAAGCTCCAAGTATAGTGCATCTAACTTGGAGGATCTAAATATAACGAATACAAAGGTATTGCCAATCGTTAAGAAGTATGTTTGGACGGGAAGAAAGCCACGTAAAAACAATTATACGATAGGATACGTAGGCAGACTTGTTCCGAGTAAAAAAATTGAGGATATCCTTCTATTGATCTATTTCTTAAAACGAATAGATCCGAAATACAGGATCCTTTTAATCGGAAATGTGCCTGCAATCTTTGGGTCCTATTTTTCTAGTTTAAAGCAAATGTGCAGGGAGTTAGGAATCGGTTCCAATGTTCAATTCAGAATGGGAGTCTCCGATTCGGAGATTGCAAGATTCTGGGAAGAGATGGATGCATACGTAAGCATGAGCGAGCACGAAGGCTTTGGGATCCCATTAGTAGAAGCTGTCAGCAATGATATTCCGGTTTTTGCATACGCTTGCACCGCTGTTTCGGAAACCTTAAAAGGCGCAGGCTATCTTTTCAGAAAAAAAGATATAGAAAGCCTTAGAAAATTAGCAGAATGGATCCATTTCATTTTAGAAGCGGAGCATTCCAATCTGGACGGATCCTACGCTTCCTCCAGAAGAAAGGAAGTTTGCATGGATTATAACTCCATGCCTTTCGATCGATTCCTAAAACAGATCTTTACCTTTAGAGAAACTGCAGCACTATGA
- a CDS encoding glycosyltransferase family 4 protein, with translation MIFNKRGVHQFAAGFNIGDAISNEMSSLKSVFRKIGYSSEIFAENTGPGTDTLVKKYKAYAHKSKDILVYHHSIHSDVLETILKAKNPKILIYHNVTPDHFFEKYDLKLTYLLRKGREELELLRDKFDKVFAVSEYNKSELIDLGFENVGLLPITYQLPQGNSERAKPSPKPISNSPRFLFVGRITPNKKQDDLIRFAYQYLKTYGPEFQLFIVGFSSKELYLYREELERMLDFYKLRENVIITDFLSEEELKEMYSNCDLFLSMSEHEGFCVPLLEAMVNNIPILAYDGGAVKETLAGAGVLFKEKRMDLIVELAHKMTTDGSMRDSILETQERRLQTFSQINAETVLRPVLAKLA, from the coding sequence ATGATCTTCAATAAAAGAGGAGTTCACCAATTTGCTGCGGGCTTTAATATCGGAGACGCAATCTCGAACGAGATGAGCTCTCTCAAATCGGTTTTCAGAAAGATAGGATACTCTTCCGAAATTTTCGCGGAGAATACCGGTCCGGGAACGGATACCCTTGTTAAAAAGTACAAGGCTTATGCCCATAAAAGCAAGGACATACTAGTCTATCACCATTCCATTCATTCCGATGTATTAGAAACGATCTTAAAAGCTAAAAATCCTAAAATTCTAATATACCACAATGTAACTCCGGATCATTTCTTTGAGAAATACGATCTTAAGCTTACGTATCTGCTTCGCAAAGGAAGAGAAGAACTGGAACTTTTAAGAGATAAGTTCGACAAGGTATTTGCAGTTTCCGAATACAATAAATCCGAATTGATCGATCTGGGTTTTGAGAATGTGGGATTACTTCCCATCACATACCAATTGCCACAAGGAAATTCGGAACGAGCAAAGCCTTCCCCTAAACCAATATCGAATTCTCCACGTTTCTTATTTGTAGGTAGGATCACTCCGAATAAAAAGCAGGATGATCTGATCCGATTTGCCTACCAATATCTGAAAACCTACGGCCCGGAATTTCAGCTGTTTATAGTGGGCTTCAGCTCTAAAGAACTGTATCTCTACAGAGAAGAATTAGAGAGGATGTTGGATTTTTACAAGCTTAGAGAAAATGTGATCATCACCGATTTTCTTTCGGAAGAAGAATTGAAAGAGATGTATTCGAATTGCGATCTCTTTCTCTCGATGAGCGAACACGAGGGTTTTTGTGTTCCTCTATTAGAGGCAATGGTCAATAATATTCCTATCCTTGCCTACGATGGAGGAGCGGTGAAGGAAACATTGGCTGGAGCCGGAGTCCTATTTAAAGAAAAACGAATGGACCTTATCGTTGAGCTGGCCCACAAAATGACTACGGATGGATCGATGCGAGATTCCATTCTGGAAACCCAGGAGAGAAGATTGCAAACCTTCTCTCAAATCAATGCAGAAACAGTATTGAGGCCTGTCCTTGCTAAACTCGCGTAG
- a CDS encoding GDP-mannose 4,6-dehydratase, translating into MKYLVTGAEGFVGSYLIQELLKKSGSELLGLGLHPKIKDLPFSYQACDLRDPSSIHSILSEYTPDIIFHLAGQTFVPRAIEDPNETLTINVGGTLNLLEWFRKSGKNVKIIYVSSSDVYGNLRPEHLPVSESLVPEPLNPYASSKISAETYCLQYARSAKNIEALIARPFNHIGVGQNPNFVVPNFCKQVLDTVSKNSGASEILVGDLTPTRDFLHVTDVVNAYILLSESGKNKEIYNICSGTETSIAQVLEWIIEFANSKVVTKTDPGRLRPMDMRRSLGDNSKLKSLGWEPKISVKEAVKEIFQHIQKTEYSI; encoded by the coding sequence ATGAAATATTTGGTAACTGGAGCAGAAGGATTCGTAGGTTCTTACCTGATTCAGGAACTTCTTAAAAAATCTGGGTCGGAGCTCCTTGGCTTGGGCCTTCATCCTAAGATAAAGGATTTGCCTTTTTCCTACCAAGCCTGCGATCTCAGAGATCCTTCTTCCATTCATTCCATTTTAAGCGAATATACGCCCGATATTATCTTTCATCTGGCAGGCCAAACATTTGTGCCCAGGGCGATTGAAGATCCGAACGAAACGTTAACAATCAATGTAGGAGGAACTCTCAACCTTCTAGAGTGGTTTCGCAAGTCGGGCAAAAATGTGAAGATCATATATGTATCTTCTTCGGATGTATATGGGAACTTGAGACCTGAACATCTTCCTGTCTCCGAGAGTTTGGTGCCGGAACCTTTGAATCCGTACGCTTCTTCAAAGATTTCAGCAGAAACGTATTGTTTACAGTATGCTCGTTCAGCCAAGAACATAGAGGCATTGATTGCGCGTCCTTTCAATCATATCGGAGTCGGTCAAAATCCTAACTTTGTAGTTCCTAATTTTTGCAAACAGGTATTGGATACAGTCTCCAAGAACTCCGGAGCTTCCGAGATCTTGGTGGGGGATCTGACACCTACTCGAGACTTCTTGCATGTTACGGATGTTGTGAATGCATATATCCTTCTTTCCGAGTCGGGAAAGAATAAAGAAATCTATAATATATGTTCCGGCACTGAAACTTCTATCGCACAGGTGTTGGAATGGATCATTGAATTTGCAAATTCCAAAGTCGTAACGAAAACGGATCCTGGAAGATTGAGACCTATGGATATGCGTCGTTCTTTGGGAGACAATTCCAAGTTGAAATCCTTGGGTTGGGAACCTAAGATCTCAGTGAAAGAAGCGGTCAAAGAAATCTTCCAACATATTCAAAAAACAGAATATTCTATCTAA
- a CDS encoding cytochrome P450 yields the protein MLSLHEASSKQSDKSKPNLPPGVFGLRALPYVSKLAKDPIGFFQLMHERFGKTALFGIRQIPFHIISQPEDVRRVLQENSQNYHKGIFYRELGRILGKGLLNSEGEFWKKQRKLIQPSFHRQRISEFVEIMAEETNKTLLNWKGQSNLEISKEMMRLTFAIVGKTLFRTEVESYASRIEASLKVALEITTKRITRLFPMPFSWPTPENRKLRKALKDMHSVVEELIAERKKNPSNDLISMLLEVKDEETGETMSETQVRDEAITLLLAGHETTANALSWAFYLLSQHPDVWEKVRNEAVNVLGDRTPGLEDIQKLAFTRKVVDETLRMYPPAWVIERTAMGDDVVGGYDLPRGTNVSICIFNIHRDPEFWEKPNEFDPDRFDEDRSADRPKYAYIPFGGGPRICIGNIFALTEATLVIALIAKAYKFELVPKHPVVMEPLVTLRPKHGIRFNIVST from the coding sequence TTGCTTTCTCTACATGAAGCTTCTTCGAAGCAATCCGATAAATCAAAACCGAATCTACCTCCTGGTGTTTTTGGGCTGAGAGCCTTACCTTACGTTTCCAAACTTGCAAAGGATCCGATCGGCTTCTTTCAACTGATGCATGAAAGATTCGGTAAGACCGCTTTGTTTGGGATCCGACAAATTCCATTTCACATTATTTCTCAACCGGAAGATGTTCGCAGAGTTCTGCAGGAGAACAGCCAGAATTATCATAAAGGGATCTTTTATAGAGAACTCGGAAGAATTCTAGGCAAAGGACTTTTGAATAGTGAGGGAGAATTTTGGAAGAAGCAGAGAAAGCTGATCCAGCCTTCCTTTCATAGACAAAGAATCTCCGAATTCGTGGAGATCATGGCCGAAGAAACTAATAAAACCCTATTGAATTGGAAGGGCCAGAGTAATTTAGAAATTTCTAAAGAAATGATGAGGCTCACTTTCGCTATTGTAGGTAAAACATTATTTCGCACTGAAGTAGAAAGCTATGCGAGCAGAATCGAGGCATCTTTGAAAGTTGCTTTGGAAATCACTACGAAGAGGATCACTCGTCTATTTCCTATGCCTTTTAGTTGGCCTACTCCGGAAAATAGAAAATTAAGAAAGGCCTTGAAGGACATGCATTCCGTAGTGGAAGAACTGATTGCGGAACGTAAAAAGAACCCTTCTAACGATTTGATCTCCATGCTTTTAGAAGTGAAGGATGAAGAGACAGGCGAAACCATGAGTGAGACCCAAGTCAGGGATGAGGCAATCACACTTCTACTCGCAGGACATGAAACAACGGCTAACGCGTTGTCTTGGGCGTTCTATTTATTATCTCAGCATCCGGATGTTTGGGAGAAGGTTCGGAACGAAGCAGTCAACGTTTTAGGAGATCGAACTCCCGGCTTAGAGGATATCCAAAAGTTAGCGTTCACTAGAAAGGTTGTGGATGAGACTCTTCGTATGTATCCTCCTGCTTGGGTGATCGAAAGGACTGCAATGGGAGACGATGTGGTAGGTGGTTACGATCTTCCGAGAGGGACGAACGTTTCTATTTGCATTTTCAATATTCATAGAGATCCCGAATTTTGGGAGAAGCCAAATGAATTCGATCCGGATCGATTCGACGAAGATAGATCTGCAGACAGACCGAAGTATGCGTATATACCTTTCGGGGGAGGGCCAAGGATCTGTATCGGTAATATTTTTGCACTTACGGAGGCGACTCTGGTGATCGCCCTAATCGCAAAGGCCTATAAATTCGAATTGGTTCCTAAACATCCGGTTGTTATGGAACCTTTAGTCACATTACGACCTAAGCATGGAATTCGATTCAATATAGTTTCCACTTGA
- a CDS encoding LIC_10202 family protein, which produces MEDRSSDIIEIKDSSVNVRELMEEIESRLARKPVSKEELDRLSRWKFSPQSPEGYREFDAAETAHLFEKGISPPKFTNPRFKYIRGPIRWAFIKLIELYSFLDKKLSENRTRAFYSVLNELILLRGDHEKLKRKFEKFYNEFVELNYSLKREIHPDFVWSNEFLYEEETLEESETIILSRLNPGDSVLAINPEWGKFLKQLLKAQIEFKAVVWNSAQYSYIKEQVTNSIQLLSFEDLLPAPPLPTKIVSHSNLCLLPNWVLEKLFKNLAAKTSPGTEFIFRYSNYSNRLVSPFQPVLLTQIGESALREFIHKLGFKNIVETKSSDGFVILSFRK; this is translated from the coding sequence ATGGAAGATAGATCCTCAGATATTATCGAAATCAAAGACAGTTCCGTCAACGTTCGGGAGCTGATGGAAGAGATAGAATCTAGGCTCGCGCGTAAGCCAGTTTCGAAAGAAGAACTAGATCGTCTTTCTCGCTGGAAGTTCTCTCCTCAATCTCCTGAAGGATATCGCGAATTCGATGCGGCAGAAACCGCTCATCTATTCGAAAAAGGGATCTCCCCTCCTAAATTCACCAATCCTAGATTCAAATATATCCGAGGTCCGATCCGCTGGGCCTTTATTAAATTAATCGAATTATATTCTTTCTTGGACAAAAAGCTCTCCGAGAACAGGACTCGCGCATTCTATAGCGTGTTAAACGAATTGATCCTTCTAAGAGGAGATCATGAAAAATTAAAACGCAAGTTCGAGAAATTCTACAATGAATTTGTGGAATTAAATTATTCCCTAAAGAGAGAGATCCATCCTGATTTCGTTTGGTCCAATGAATTCCTGTACGAAGAAGAAACTCTCGAAGAAAGTGAGACTATCATTCTTTCCAGATTGAATCCGGGAGATTCCGTTCTTGCAATCAATCCTGAATGGGGAAAATTCCTAAAACAATTGCTAAAAGCGCAGATCGAGTTCAAAGCAGTAGTCTGGAATTCTGCACAGTATTCTTATATTAAAGAGCAAGTCACCAATTCTATTCAGTTGCTGTCCTTCGAAGATCTGCTTCCTGCACCTCCTCTGCCGACAAAGATTGTCTCTCATTCTAATCTTTGCCTTTTGCCAAACTGGGTTCTCGAAAAATTATTCAAGAACTTAGCGGCAAAGACTTCTCCAGGCACGGAGTTTATATTCAGATATTCTAATTATTCCAATCGATTAGTTTCTCCATTTCAGCCAGTGCTATTGACCCAGATCGGAGAATCCGCTCTAAGAGAGTTCATTCATAAATTAGGTTTTAAGAATATAGTCGAAACAAAATCCAGCGACGGCTTCGTAATACTTAGCTTTAGAAAATGA
- a CDS encoding DMT family transporter — translation MSWIFLILAGFFEVGFTTCMKLSDGFKDWRYSLGFLVFAVLSFFFLNRASQSISLGTAYAVWTGIGAAGTAIIGILAFGDSTSMWRIFFLSTLIFSVVGLKFFGGE, via the coding sequence ATGAGTTGGATTTTCTTAATACTCGCCGGCTTTTTTGAAGTAGGCTTTACTACTTGCATGAAGCTCTCCGACGGCTTTAAGGATTGGAGATATTCCTTAGGGTTTTTGGTATTTGCGGTACTTAGTTTCTTCTTCTTGAATCGCGCTTCTCAAAGTATTTCTCTGGGAACTGCGTATGCAGTTTGGACTGGGATCGGAGCGGCTGGCACTGCGATTATAGGCATCTTAGCTTTCGGAGATTCCACATCCATGTGGAGGATCTTCTTTTTATCCACTCTGATCTTTTCTGTGGTAGGCTTGAAGTTTTTCGGAGGAGAGTAA
- a CDS encoding glycosyltransferase family 4 protein gives MLNSRRRLAVVTPIFSEQISGGSEKLIYQYTLMLSKFYEVTVLATRSLDYITWKNQVPVKSLEPVLLGKDLEKKVSQEWIDTENEDRIRVLRFSVEKERNIRKFNQYSDKLFRSFEYAQAGKSKFGAQLDKERIWIDMQGPYCPELIQYIETNERDYDVFVFVSYLYYPMVYGLPLVAKKAVVIPTLHDEPPARLSVYSNLFKDDSAYCFNTPEEKDLFHKLYGYNPSLGSVIGMHLPIPEMKKEPSPKNTQDSFDFLYVGRIDEGKGVLEMAEYFSEWQKKSGRNDVLTLIGKGDDKLLQRISKFPHIKPLGFVSEKEKDDQIASADILINPSPMESFSIILMEAWIRLKAVLVNGRSDVLKGHCLRSNGGLYYSDQDSFSAIADYLVSHRKEREEMGTNGKKYVQSNFNPEVVEKKLVRIVERCIRRRYSE, from the coding sequence TTGCTAAACTCGCGTAGAAGACTAGCGGTCGTTACTCCTATTTTCTCGGAGCAGATCTCCGGAGGCTCGGAGAAATTGATCTATCAATATACTCTAATGCTTTCTAAGTTCTATGAGGTCACCGTACTTGCAACGCGTTCCCTGGATTATATCACTTGGAAGAACCAAGTTCCAGTAAAGAGTCTAGAACCGGTACTTCTCGGAAAGGACTTGGAGAAAAAGGTCAGTCAAGAGTGGATCGATACTGAAAACGAAGATCGAATCAGAGTACTTCGCTTCTCCGTAGAAAAAGAAAGAAATATCCGAAAGTTCAATCAATACTCGGATAAACTATTCCGTTCATTCGAATACGCCCAGGCAGGAAAGTCCAAGTTCGGGGCCCAACTAGATAAGGAAAGAATTTGGATCGATATGCAGGGGCCTTATTGTCCGGAGCTTATCCAGTATATTGAGACGAACGAAAGAGATTATGATGTATTCGTTTTTGTTTCTTACCTCTACTATCCGATGGTATACGGACTTCCACTCGTTGCAAAGAAAGCTGTAGTGATTCCTACCTTGCATGACGAGCCTCCTGCTCGTTTATCAGTTTATTCTAATTTGTTCAAGGATGATTCCGCATACTGCTTCAATACTCCTGAAGAGAAGGACCTATTTCACAAATTATACGGTTATAATCCCAGCTTAGGCAGTGTGATCGGAATGCATCTGCCCATTCCTGAGATGAAGAAAGAACCTTCTCCTAAGAATACCCAAGATTCTTTTGATTTCCTCTATGTAGGAAGAATAGATGAAGGAAAGGGAGTTCTAGAAATGGCAGAGTACTTTTCAGAATGGCAGAAAAAAAGCGGACGCAATGATGTATTAACTCTGATCGGAAAAGGAGACGATAAACTTCTTCAAAGAATATCAAAATTCCCTCATATAAAGCCGCTTGGTTTTGTAAGCGAAAAGGAGAAAGACGATCAGATTGCTAGTGCGGATATTTTGATCAATCCTTCTCCGATGGAAAGTTTTTCCATCATTCTCATGGAAGCCTGGATCCGACTGAAAGCAGTCCTAGTGAACGGAAGATCTGATGTGCTCAAAGGACATTGTTTGAGAAGCAACGGTGGATTGTATTATTCCGATCAAGATAGCTTCTCCGCAATCGCAGATTATTTAGTAAGTCATCGAAAAGAAAGAGAAGAGATGGGGACAAACGGAAAGAAATATGTTCAGTCAAATTTCAATCCGGAAGTAGTAGAGAAAAAACTAGTCCGCATCGTTGAGAGATGCATTCGAAGAAGATATTCGGAATAA